Proteins co-encoded in one Armatimonadota bacterium genomic window:
- a CDS encoding MBL fold metallo-hydrolase encodes MILEALQLGPVGTNAYVIGDEATRAGAIIDPGDDPERVLAVVAHHRLTVEAIVATHAHFDHVGAVGPLVEATGAPFLLHEDELPVLQVAAERALLLFGVSIPPPPPPTRLLRDGEVVTLAGRTFRVVHTPGHSPGHLCLIGDGLAFVGDVIFQGSIGRTDLPGGDYDTLLRSIARHILTLPDATVLYNGHGPATTVGAERRTNPFLIGLSPAAGA; translated from the coding sequence ATGATCCTCGAAGCCCTGCAGCTGGGGCCCGTGGGGACCAACGCGTACGTCATCGGCGACGAGGCGACGCGGGCCGGCGCGATCATCGACCCCGGTGACGACCCCGAGCGCGTGCTGGCGGTCGTGGCGCACCACCGGCTCACCGTCGAAGCGATCGTCGCCACGCACGCCCACTTCGACCACGTGGGTGCCGTGGGGCCGCTGGTCGAGGCCACCGGCGCGCCCTTCCTGCTCCACGAAGACGAGCTGCCGGTGCTGCAGGTGGCAGCCGAGCGGGCGCTGCTGCTGTTCGGCGTCTCGATCCCGCCCCCGCCCCCACCGACCCGCTTGCTGCGCGACGGCGAGGTGGTGACCCTGGCCGGCCGGACGTTTCGGGTGGTCCACACGCCCGGCCACAGCCCCGGGCACCTCTGCCTGATCGGCGACGGCCTGGCGTTCGTGGGCGACGTGATCTTCCAGGGCAGCATCGGCCGCACCGACCTGCCGGGTGGCGACTACGACACGTTGCTGCGGTCGATCGCGCGCCACATCCTGACGCTGCCCGACGCGACCGTGCTGTACAACGGGCACGGGCCGGCCACGACCGTGGGCGCGGAGCGGCGCACGAACCCCTTCCTGATCGGGCTGTCGCCGGCGGCGGGTGCCTAG